Genomic DNA from Gemmatimonadota bacterium:
CGGATTCCGGACTCCCCGTCGCCGCTCTGCCGGTTGAGGTTCAGGTGCGGTGGTATTTCATCCAGGCCTCGACCTCCTCCTGGACCTCCTGCTTCGCCTTCCCATAGCGCTCCTGTAGAAGGCCTTCCAGGCGGTCTCGCTGTCCGTCGATGCGGTCGAGGTCATCGTTCGTGAGCTCGCCCCACTTCTCCTGCACTCGGCCCCGGAACTGCTTCCAGTTGCCTTCGATCTGATCCCAGTTCATGTACATCCTCTCCTCAGTCGCTCGTTCTCGTCGCATGCGTCGTCCGTTCCTGCGAAGACGTGTGCGCTGAGGAGCACTAGCAACGTCCATTCCGCGCGACTCGCGGAGACCGTGATCGTCGAGCATCCAGGTGATGGAGCCATTTGCGGAGGAGAACGC
This window encodes:
- a CDS encoding CsbD family protein, encoding MNWDQIEGNWKQFRGRVQEKWGELTNDDLDRIDGQRDRLEGLLQERYGKAKQEVQEEVEAWMKYHRT